In Colletotrichum destructivum chromosome 1, complete sequence, the sequence TACACACCGCAGAGTACGAAGTTTTAACATGAGGTGAAGTCCAGTTGCAGCTGCCGGCTCGCTAAGATAGCGGCCTCGTGCAACCCCACAGCGGGGCTGCCCGCTCATTGGAGCTTTCTGCAGCGCTGAGCCGCGCCGGCCGAACCCCTCGAGCCTCAGTTCCAGCCTCCGGGGGGGGGCTCCGCCTTGGTCGCCGGCCGACTGGCAACCAGCTGCAAGGGACAAAAACTGACGTAAGCCACCTGATCCAGCTTCTGCATCTCATTGCCGGAGAAtttgggaggaggaggggaggaggaggagggggagatCTGCGATGGCCACAGATCTGAGATCTCGACGGCACAAAGATCGAATTTTCTCCATGACGATCCAGCCCATCATTGCTTCGCTCAAAAACACTCACCCCGCGAACCGGTCTGGCAACGGCTTGCAGACGGACAGGCTTTGGTGGTCAAAGTGCCCGAAGAACCCTGCAAAACGCCCGAAGCGGCAGCGGGCGGTGTCCTAAGCTCTACCTCATTACCTTACCTCAGGTAGGTACATTAGCCTACGGTCTACCTGGGTAACCACCCCCAGGGGCCCCGAAATTACGGATCTATGACGCGCATTGTTTGCACCACCTTCACCACCTTCACTACAGAGTGAGTCCCTTCACTTTCAATCAAAAAGGCATCACGACTCCTCGTCCCCCCAAACACCACCTCACGGCGCAACCGCAGCTGCATCCTCCCCCGACCGAACCCTAGATTACCAGCAACCACCCACGCAATGGCGCTGCCCTCCATCAGCTCCCTCGAGGAGTGCTCCGAAtgggccaaggccgccgagcccctcctccagcagctcctcgacctgccGCGCCGCATCGTCGCAAACCCGCAGTCGCTGCCCCGGATCTACCTCGAGACAAACCCGCTCGTCTCCGGCTTCGCCTTCTCCCtgctcatcgccgtcgtcaccctcgtcgtctccgagtACCACCGCAACTACTCCCAGATCGACCGTTTGTGGAGCCTGCTGCCCAACTGGTACGTCGTGCACACGGCCGCCTGGGCTTACCTGAACGGCGAGCCGTCGCAGAGGGTTGCTCTCGCCGCTGTCGCGACCACTCTCTGGAGCGTGAGTATTCCGAGTCTTCTCTGCTTCGCCTTGTGGAGTCGTTCGCTAACCAACGGGTGCGTTTTCTCTCGGCAGGCCCGCTTGACCTTTAACTACTGGCGCAAAGGAGGCTACGAGCGCGGAAGCGAAGACTACAGATGGTACGTACGCGCGCGCCGGATCATCCAACACACACCACGACTGACAAGCTTTCTCCCAGGGAAATCGTCCGTAAATACGTCCCCGGCTGggtcttctttctcttcaaTGTGAccttcatctccttcatccagtccgtcctcctcttcgccttctccgcTCTCCCGGCCTACtcgctcctcctcgccagccgcctcgagcccgaTGTTACGGCCGCCGACTGgtccttcttcgccgttctcgtcggcctcgtcgtcaccgagTTCGTTAGCGACGGCCAGCAGTGGGACTACCAGACCGCCAAGGCCTCCTACAAGAAGTCCGCCAAGGTTCCTCGCGGCTGGGCccgcgaggacctcgaccgcGGCTTCGTCGCCAGCGGCCTGTGGGCCTACAGCAGGCACCCCAACTTCTTCGCCGAGCAGATGGTCTGGTTCGTGCTGTACCAGTGGAGCTGCTACGCGACCAAGGTGCTGTACAGCTACACGTTCGCCGGCTCCGCGTTCCTCGTCATGCTATTCCAGGGCTCCACCTGGCTCACCGAGCTCATCACCGCGGGCAAGTACCCCGAGTACAGCGAGTATCAGAAGCAGGTCGGTATGTTCATGCCCAAGTCGCTCTTCCCGTACACCAAGCCGCCGCCCAAAGTGATCCGGACGAGCGAGCTGGCCAAGAGGCAGAGCAAGAAGGACAAATGAGGCACTCGGTCATTTGGCTAATGCGATTCGCGGCCGATCATTTGGCATACATGTAAAtaaaaagaaagggggggttgTCGAGGCGTTTCGTAGAGACGGTCGTGGCATGTGAGTTTTTATAAACATGTATACATCTAGGGAATGCGTCTAGAGCTTCTATGGAGGTCATTACGGGGTGGTTTCCATCTATGCATCAGGAGCCCGTAGTTATAGGAATCATCAAAAAGTTCTCCCAGCCCAAGGGTCTCGCTCTACCCCTTGCCCCCCACCCTATGCATTTCAGCCTCACGCGTCCAGCTTCAAGCTGGCCAGACCGTCGACGTAGTAggccggcacggcggcggcgtcctccttctcccagtcctccttcttgtgCACGCCTGTCAGCACGGCGAGGGTGCCGCCCAgcttgccctcgacgccgaacTTGATGTCGGTATCGAGGCGGTCGCCGATCATGCAGGTGCGGGCGCGGTCGAGGCGGAACTTGCCCTCGATGGCGTCCATCATGGCCTGGGAGGGCTTGCCGAGAGCCAGGGGCTGGCGCTGGATCATGTTGACGAGCGGGATCGAgacggagccggcgccggggaaGAAGGTGTGGGCCATGGGCAGGGTGCTGTCGGTGTTggtggcgaggaagacggcgccgcggcggaggTACTGGTAGCCGAGCGACAGCTTGAGGTAGTTGATGTGGaagtcgaggccggcgaggacgacgccgacctccgGGTCGAGGGCGGAGCCGTcagcgatggcggcgaagtcCTCCGGGGTGATGTCGCGGCGGAGGGCCGGGtcggtgccgccgacgaagtcgacgccctcggcgcgcaGCTCAgcctcgatgccggcctcgccgatgacgaagacctTGCGCTTGCCGGCGGgcaggtcgaggatgcgCGAGACGTAGACGGCGGAGGAGTAGGCCGAGCCGAAGATGTCCTCGACCTCCGAGGGgatgtcgagggcggcgaactTTTTGTGGTACTCGGCCCGGGACTTTGTCGAGTTGTTGGTCACGAAGACGGTGCGCTTGCCTGTTTTGTTTGGGGGGGACGATGAGAAACTCGGAGAACAGTTGTCAAGGTGGCTTTATCAAGGATCGGGGCGGTTTTGAGGTTACTGGTAGGgtagggagggagggacggggggggggtgggggaaaGATCATGAGATGGGTGAGCAACCTCTTGAGCGAAGAAAAGCGAGGGTCTCGCGGATGCCGTCAAAGAGATGATCGCCGGACCAGAGGACGCCTATCGCGGCACGGCACGGAGTGGTCAGCCGGGTTCGGAATCAAGAGCAGTAGCTGCTTCGGGACCATGAAAGTTACCATCGCAGTCAATCAGAAAGACCTAGGTTCCGCCTCGCCATTAGCACTATGCATCTTATCTCATCTCAACTCATGcgcgtctctctctctctctctctctctctctctctctctctctctctctctctctctctctctctctctctctctctctctctctctctctctctctctctctctctctctttcacaCACATTCATCGTGAGATGCTCACACACAAagaaggtggtggtgaaaATGACTCAGATgaggtggggggggggattaTGTGCTCACGTCGAACTTGTCGAGGAATTCCTGAATGGCGGGGGGGTCGCCGGTGAGGTATTTgggctgctgttgttgagACATCGCGACTTTTGGCCTTTGGTGTTTTTCTTATTCAACAAATCTCgggagggggcggagggggacAACAGCACAGGTGTCGTATGAGTTGCAGCGGTTAGTGCTTGAGTGAGTGAGTTTCGGTCCCTCGGAGCGGGAGGGACATGGGTGGGGTGTGGATACGGGCGGATGACGAACGGAAGTGGGAAGTGAGGTCGAACGGCCATCGTCCGATTGGTCGAGgtctggcggcggcgctttGGGTGTTGCGGCTGGTTTacgggcggcgggcgggtcggCGCTGGTGGTACACGCATACAGTAGCACCTACCTACACACATGTTTGGGAATGATTGAAACCTGGGGAGAGGACAGACTGAGACGGTGCGGTCTCGGCCTGGATAGACAGGCCAGAGAGACCAGAGGCATGTTCCAGT encodes:
- a CDS encoding putative O-methyltransferase UstE, producing the protein MALPSISSLEECSEWAKAAEPLLQQLLDLPRRIVANPQSLPRIYLETNPLVSGFAFSLLIAVVTLVVSEYHRNYSQIDRLWSLLPNWYVVHTAAWAYLNGEPSQRVALAAVATTLWSARLTFNYWRKGGYERGSEDYRWEIVRKYVPGWVFFLFNVTFISFIQSVLLFAFSALPAYSLLLASRLEPDVTAADWSFFAVLVGLVVTEFVSDGQQWDYQTAKASYKKSAKVPRGWAREDLDRGFVASGLWAYSRHPNFFAEQMVWFVLYQWSCYATKVLYSYTFAGSAFLVMLFQGSTWLTELITAGKYPEYSEYQKQVGMFMPKSLFPYTKPPPKVIRTSELAKRQSKKDK
- a CDS encoding Putative HAD-superfamily hydrolase, subfamily IIA, HAD superfamily, giving the protein MSQQQQPKYLTGDPPAIQEFLDKFDVFLIDCDGVLWSGDHLFDGIRETLAFLRSRGKRTVFVTNNSTKSRAEYHKKFAALDIPSEVEDIFGSAYSSAVYVSRILDLPAGKRKVFVIGEAGIEAELRAEGVDFVGGTDPALRRDITPEDFAAIADGSALDPEVGVVLAGLDFHINYLKLSLGYQYLRRGAVFLATNTDSTLPMAHTFFPGAGSVSIPLVNMIQRQPLALGKPSQAMMDAIEGKFRLDRARTCMIGDRLDTDIKFGVEGKLGGTLAVLTGVHKKEDWEKEDAAAVPAYYVDGLASLKLDA